One region of Alosa sapidissima isolate fAloSap1 chromosome 1, fAloSap1.pri, whole genome shotgun sequence genomic DNA includes:
- the LOC121710750 gene encoding toll-like receptor 2 isoform X3: protein MISSIAEQGFSTLRKLEVLDLSDNQLNGLSEMWFKSLSSLHHLNLLGNEYKTFGGKTLFRSMTQLSTLMVGNQFLASVSKDSFIGPNHLQSFVFHGSNLQNYQPGSFSQINSIDEVTVSINGPFQINTSLTTDILRDLSRPETKIILSDLRISWQQLKPFQVIFQNGVKKILLRNLSCSLDTIIPLYGMTQHSLLTSIGLEDCEFSGEPNNITVHFPVLDFVDEFYFRNIQLDQFYNFPAFHSIDPLIQVLMRLKRVSIIESNVFAMPHITTFLLKNLEYMDMSRNQFTDLTLREALCDGQIYPCLLSIKVFNISSNYIRSFDTLSHLFRGMKKLAALDVSLNVFRTMPLICVWPQSLRYLNLSSCQLRGVTSCLPQTLDILDLSYNDLMVFHQNMPNLTELHLSGNRFKTLPEGKLFDRLVVLYIKSNPFIFFSQNQMRNFGGLRILEAGTDTYVCSCEFVNFFNHELGHLVSLKDGRQAYICSSPFALRGTKVSDAQLSVFKCHAALAFSALCVFVLVVVIGAMVMCHKLHMIWYVRMTWAWLQAKRRPVARKDQVCYDAFVSYSESDAEWVEELLVPELEGAQPPFRLCLHKRDFLPGGWIADSIMAAMEKSHKILFIVTQHFVQSDWCRLELEYSHFRLFDAGILILLEPIPDSTIPKRFCKLRKVMNSRTYLEWPEEDNERPRFWQSLKDTLHMAE from the coding sequence ATGATATCCTCAATTGCAGAACAAGGTTTCTCAACTCTCAGAAAGTTGGAGGTTTTGGACTTGTCAGATAATCAATTAAATGGTTTGTCTGAGATGTGGTTTAAGAGTCTCTCCTCCCTTCATCATCTAAATCTTTTGGGAAATGAGTATAAAACATTTGGGGGAAAGACTCTGTTTCGCTCAATGACACAGCTTAGTACTCTAATGGTTGGGAATCAATTTCTTGCCTCAGTTTCCAAAGATAGCTTTATCGGACCCAACCATCTTCAGAGCTTTGTGTTTCATGGCAGCAATTTGCAGAACTACCAACCAGGTAGCTTCAGCCAAATCAACTCCATTGATGAAGTCACTGTTAGCATCAACGGTCCATTTCAGATAAACACAAGTCTTACAACAGACATCTTGAGAGACCTTTCACGTCCTGAGACCAAAATCATCTTGTCAGATTTGAGAATCAGCTGGCAACAACTGAAGCCTTTTCAAGTGATCTTTCAGAATGGTGTCAAAAAAATCCTCTTGAGAAATCTAAGCTGCAGTCTTGATACCATAATTCCCCTGTATGGAATGACCCAGCACTCACTGCTGACCTCTATTGGACTGGAGGATTGTGAGTTCTCTGGAGAGCCAAATAATATTACAGTTCACTTCCCTGTACTTGACTTTGTTGATGAGTTTTACTTCAGAAATATACAACTGGATCAGTTCTATAACTTCCCTGCATTCCACAGCATAGACCCACTAATACAAGTCCTCATGCGCCTGAAAAGAGTGAGTATAATTGAAAGCAATGTCTTTGCAATGCCTCATATAACAACATTCTTACTGAAAAATCTTGAATACATGGATATGAGCAGAAATCAATTCACTGATTTAACCTTGCGAGAAGCTCTCTGTGATGGACAGATATATCCGTGCTTACTCTCTATTAAGGTTTTCAATATTAGCAGCAATTATATTCGTTCCTTCGACACCCTGAGCCACCTCTTCAGAGGAATGAAGAAGCTGGCTGCTCTTGATGTGAGCCTGAATGTTTTCCGCACTATGCCCCTGATCTGTGTCTGGCCCCAGTCTCTCCGCTACCTGAATCTCTCCTCATGTCAGTTAAGAGGAGTGACCTCATGTCTCCCGCAGACTCTAGATATCCTGGATTTGAGCTATAATGACCTGATGGTATTTCATCAAAACATGCCAAACTTGACTGAGCTCCATCTATCTGGAAACAGATTCAAGACCTTACCAGAGGGGAAACTCTTTGACCGCTTGGTGGTGCTCTACATCAAGAGCAACCCTTTCATATTCTTCAGTCAAAACCAGATGAGGAACTTTGGTGGGCTCAGGATCTTGGAGGCTGGTACAGACACGTATGTGTGCTCTTGTGAATTTGTGAACTTCTTCAACCATGAACTCGGTCATTTAGTTAGTTTAAAGGACGGTAGGCAGGCATACATCTGCAGTTCACCATTTGCACTGAGAGGGACAAAAGTTAGCGATGCCCAACTCTCTGTTTTCAAGTGCCATGCAGCGTTGGCCTtctctgccctgtgtgtgtttgtgcttgtggtcGTCATTGGTGCCATGGTGATGTGTCACAAGCTTCACATGATTTGGTACGTCCGAATGACATGGGCATGGCTGCAGGCCAAACGGAGGCCTGTGGCCCGCAAGGATCAGGTGTGCTATGACGCCTTTGTGTCCTACAGTGAGAGCGATGCGGAATGGGTGGAGGAGCTGCTGGTGCCGGAGCTGGAGGGCGCCCAGCCGCCATTCCGCCTCTGCCTGCACAAACGTGACTTCCTGCCAGGGGGCTGGATTGCGGACAGTATCATGGCGGCCATGGAGAAGAGCCACAAGATTCTTTTTATAGTGACCCAGCACTTTGTCCAGAGCGACTGGTGCCGTTTAGAGTTGGAGTACTCACACTTCCGACTGTTTGATGCAGGCATACTCATCCTCCTTGAGCCTATCCCCGACTCAACAATTCCCAAAAGGTTCTGCAAGCTGCGCAAGGTCATGAACTCAAGGACCTATCTGGAATGGCCGGAGGAAGACAATGAAAGACCCAGATTCTGGCAGTCTCTTAAAGACACTTTACATATGGCTGAATAA
- the LOC121710750 gene encoding toll-like receptor 2 isoform X1 has protein sequence MLSSPLISVREENKMFVLLTLLTLSWGWCVSPHPRPKCDRCNENFVCDCSSLNLQEVPAISTTSVISLDLSFNEIKTIGQDDFFVYSNLHVLILRGNMISSIAEQGFSTLRKLEVLDLSDNQLNGLSEMWFKSLSSLHHLNLLGNEYKTFGGKTLFRSMTQLSTLMVGNQFLASVSKDSFIGPNHLQSFVFHGSNLQNYQPGSFSQINSIDEVTVSINGPFQINTSLTTDILRDLSRPETKIILSDLRISWQQLKPFQVIFQNGVKKILLRNLSCSLDTIIPLYGMTQHSLLTSIGLEDCEFSGEPNNITVHFPVLDFVDEFYFRNIQLDQFYNFPAFHSIDPLIQVLMRLKRVSIIESNVFAMPHITTFLLKNLEYMDMSRNQFTDLTLREALCDGQIYPCLLSIKVFNISSNYIRSFDTLSHLFRGMKKLAALDVSLNVFRTMPLICVWPQSLRYLNLSSCQLRGVTSCLPQTLDILDLSYNDLMVFHQNMPNLTELHLSGNRFKTLPEGKLFDRLVVLYIKSNPFIFFSQNQMRNFGGLRILEAGTDTYVCSCEFVNFFNHELGHLVSLKDGRQAYICSSPFALRGTKVSDAQLSVFKCHAALAFSALCVFVLVVVIGAMVMCHKLHMIWYVRMTWAWLQAKRRPVARKDQVCYDAFVSYSESDAEWVEELLVPELEGAQPPFRLCLHKRDFLPGGWIADSIMAAMEKSHKILFIVTQHFVQSDWCRLELEYSHFRLFDAGILILLEPIPDSTIPKRFCKLRKVMNSRTYLEWPEEDNERPRFWQSLKDTLHMAE, from the exons ATGCTCTCAAGTCCTCTTAT ATCTGTCAGGGAGGAGAACAAGATGTTTGTTTTACTCACTCTACTGACACTCAGCTGGGGTTGGTGTGTGTCCCCTCACCCAAGACCAAAGTGTGATCGATGCAATGAAAACTTTGTTTGTGACTGCTCTTCTTTAAATCTACAGGAAGTCCCTGCTATCTCCACAACATCAGTCATAAGCCTGGACCTCTCCTTTAATGAAATCAAGACTATAGGTCAGGATGACTTCTTTGTGTACAGTAATCTACATGTACTGATTCTGAGGGGAAATATGATATCCTCAATTGCAGAACAAGGTTTCTCAACTCTCAGAAAGTTGGAGGTTTTGGACTTGTCAGATAATCAATTAAATGGTTTGTCTGAGATGTGGTTTAAGAGTCTCTCCTCCCTTCATCATCTAAATCTTTTGGGAAATGAGTATAAAACATTTGGGGGAAAGACTCTGTTTCGCTCAATGACACAGCTTAGTACTCTAATGGTTGGGAATCAATTTCTTGCCTCAGTTTCCAAAGATAGCTTTATCGGACCCAACCATCTTCAGAGCTTTGTGTTTCATGGCAGCAATTTGCAGAACTACCAACCAGGTAGCTTCAGCCAAATCAACTCCATTGATGAAGTCACTGTTAGCATCAACGGTCCATTTCAGATAAACACAAGTCTTACAACAGACATCTTGAGAGACCTTTCACGTCCTGAGACCAAAATCATCTTGTCAGATTTGAGAATCAGCTGGCAACAACTGAAGCCTTTTCAAGTGATCTTTCAGAATGGTGTCAAAAAAATCCTCTTGAGAAATCTAAGCTGCAGTCTTGATACCATAATTCCCCTGTATGGAATGACCCAGCACTCACTGCTGACCTCTATTGGACTGGAGGATTGTGAGTTCTCTGGAGAGCCAAATAATATTACAGTTCACTTCCCTGTACTTGACTTTGTTGATGAGTTTTACTTCAGAAATATACAACTGGATCAGTTCTATAACTTCCCTGCATTCCACAGCATAGACCCACTAATACAAGTCCTCATGCGCCTGAAAAGAGTGAGTATAATTGAAAGCAATGTCTTTGCAATGCCTCATATAACAACATTCTTACTGAAAAATCTTGAATACATGGATATGAGCAGAAATCAATTCACTGATTTAACCTTGCGAGAAGCTCTCTGTGATGGACAGATATATCCGTGCTTACTCTCTATTAAGGTTTTCAATATTAGCAGCAATTATATTCGTTCCTTCGACACCCTGAGCCACCTCTTCAGAGGAATGAAGAAGCTGGCTGCTCTTGATGTGAGCCTGAATGTTTTCCGCACTATGCCCCTGATCTGTGTCTGGCCCCAGTCTCTCCGCTACCTGAATCTCTCCTCATGTCAGTTAAGAGGAGTGACCTCATGTCTCCCGCAGACTCTAGATATCCTGGATTTGAGCTATAATGACCTGATGGTATTTCATCAAAACATGCCAAACTTGACTGAGCTCCATCTATCTGGAAACAGATTCAAGACCTTACCAGAGGGGAAACTCTTTGACCGCTTGGTGGTGCTCTACATCAAGAGCAACCCTTTCATATTCTTCAGTCAAAACCAGATGAGGAACTTTGGTGGGCTCAGGATCTTGGAGGCTGGTACAGACACGTATGTGTGCTCTTGTGAATTTGTGAACTTCTTCAACCATGAACTCGGTCATTTAGTTAGTTTAAAGGACGGTAGGCAGGCATACATCTGCAGTTCACCATTTGCACTGAGAGGGACAAAAGTTAGCGATGCCCAACTCTCTGTTTTCAAGTGCCATGCAGCGTTGGCCTtctctgccctgtgtgtgtttgtgcttgtggtcGTCATTGGTGCCATGGTGATGTGTCACAAGCTTCACATGATTTGGTACGTCCGAATGACATGGGCATGGCTGCAGGCCAAACGGAGGCCTGTGGCCCGCAAGGATCAGGTGTGCTATGACGCCTTTGTGTCCTACAGTGAGAGCGATGCGGAATGGGTGGAGGAGCTGCTGGTGCCGGAGCTGGAGGGCGCCCAGCCGCCATTCCGCCTCTGCCTGCACAAACGTGACTTCCTGCCAGGGGGCTGGATTGCGGACAGTATCATGGCGGCCATGGAGAAGAGCCACAAGATTCTTTTTATAGTGACCCAGCACTTTGTCCAGAGCGACTGGTGCCGTTTAGAGTTGGAGTACTCACACTTCCGACTGTTTGATGCAGGCATACTCATCCTCCTTGAGCCTATCCCCGACTCAACAATTCCCAAAAGGTTCTGCAAGCTGCGCAAGGTCATGAACTCAAGGACCTATCTGGAATGGCCGGAGGAAGACAATGAAAGACCCAGATTCTGGCAGTCTCTTAAAGACACTTTACATATGGCTGAATAA
- the LOC121710750 gene encoding toll-like receptor 2 isoform X2, which translates to MFVLLTLLTLSWGWCVSPHPRPKCDRCNENFVCDCSSLNLQEVPAISTTSVISLDLSFNEIKTIGQDDFFVYSNLHVLILRGNMISSIAEQGFSTLRKLEVLDLSDNQLNGLSEMWFKSLSSLHHLNLLGNEYKTFGGKTLFRSMTQLSTLMVGNQFLASVSKDSFIGPNHLQSFVFHGSNLQNYQPGSFSQINSIDEVTVSINGPFQINTSLTTDILRDLSRPETKIILSDLRISWQQLKPFQVIFQNGVKKILLRNLSCSLDTIIPLYGMTQHSLLTSIGLEDCEFSGEPNNITVHFPVLDFVDEFYFRNIQLDQFYNFPAFHSIDPLIQVLMRLKRVSIIESNVFAMPHITTFLLKNLEYMDMSRNQFTDLTLREALCDGQIYPCLLSIKVFNISSNYIRSFDTLSHLFRGMKKLAALDVSLNVFRTMPLICVWPQSLRYLNLSSCQLRGVTSCLPQTLDILDLSYNDLMVFHQNMPNLTELHLSGNRFKTLPEGKLFDRLVVLYIKSNPFIFFSQNQMRNFGGLRILEAGTDTYVCSCEFVNFFNHELGHLVSLKDGRQAYICSSPFALRGTKVSDAQLSVFKCHAALAFSALCVFVLVVVIGAMVMCHKLHMIWYVRMTWAWLQAKRRPVARKDQVCYDAFVSYSESDAEWVEELLVPELEGAQPPFRLCLHKRDFLPGGWIADSIMAAMEKSHKILFIVTQHFVQSDWCRLELEYSHFRLFDAGILILLEPIPDSTIPKRFCKLRKVMNSRTYLEWPEEDNERPRFWQSLKDTLHMAE; encoded by the coding sequence ATGTTTGTTTTACTCACTCTACTGACACTCAGCTGGGGTTGGTGTGTGTCCCCTCACCCAAGACCAAAGTGTGATCGATGCAATGAAAACTTTGTTTGTGACTGCTCTTCTTTAAATCTACAGGAAGTCCCTGCTATCTCCACAACATCAGTCATAAGCCTGGACCTCTCCTTTAATGAAATCAAGACTATAGGTCAGGATGACTTCTTTGTGTACAGTAATCTACATGTACTGATTCTGAGGGGAAATATGATATCCTCAATTGCAGAACAAGGTTTCTCAACTCTCAGAAAGTTGGAGGTTTTGGACTTGTCAGATAATCAATTAAATGGTTTGTCTGAGATGTGGTTTAAGAGTCTCTCCTCCCTTCATCATCTAAATCTTTTGGGAAATGAGTATAAAACATTTGGGGGAAAGACTCTGTTTCGCTCAATGACACAGCTTAGTACTCTAATGGTTGGGAATCAATTTCTTGCCTCAGTTTCCAAAGATAGCTTTATCGGACCCAACCATCTTCAGAGCTTTGTGTTTCATGGCAGCAATTTGCAGAACTACCAACCAGGTAGCTTCAGCCAAATCAACTCCATTGATGAAGTCACTGTTAGCATCAACGGTCCATTTCAGATAAACACAAGTCTTACAACAGACATCTTGAGAGACCTTTCACGTCCTGAGACCAAAATCATCTTGTCAGATTTGAGAATCAGCTGGCAACAACTGAAGCCTTTTCAAGTGATCTTTCAGAATGGTGTCAAAAAAATCCTCTTGAGAAATCTAAGCTGCAGTCTTGATACCATAATTCCCCTGTATGGAATGACCCAGCACTCACTGCTGACCTCTATTGGACTGGAGGATTGTGAGTTCTCTGGAGAGCCAAATAATATTACAGTTCACTTCCCTGTACTTGACTTTGTTGATGAGTTTTACTTCAGAAATATACAACTGGATCAGTTCTATAACTTCCCTGCATTCCACAGCATAGACCCACTAATACAAGTCCTCATGCGCCTGAAAAGAGTGAGTATAATTGAAAGCAATGTCTTTGCAATGCCTCATATAACAACATTCTTACTGAAAAATCTTGAATACATGGATATGAGCAGAAATCAATTCACTGATTTAACCTTGCGAGAAGCTCTCTGTGATGGACAGATATATCCGTGCTTACTCTCTATTAAGGTTTTCAATATTAGCAGCAATTATATTCGTTCCTTCGACACCCTGAGCCACCTCTTCAGAGGAATGAAGAAGCTGGCTGCTCTTGATGTGAGCCTGAATGTTTTCCGCACTATGCCCCTGATCTGTGTCTGGCCCCAGTCTCTCCGCTACCTGAATCTCTCCTCATGTCAGTTAAGAGGAGTGACCTCATGTCTCCCGCAGACTCTAGATATCCTGGATTTGAGCTATAATGACCTGATGGTATTTCATCAAAACATGCCAAACTTGACTGAGCTCCATCTATCTGGAAACAGATTCAAGACCTTACCAGAGGGGAAACTCTTTGACCGCTTGGTGGTGCTCTACATCAAGAGCAACCCTTTCATATTCTTCAGTCAAAACCAGATGAGGAACTTTGGTGGGCTCAGGATCTTGGAGGCTGGTACAGACACGTATGTGTGCTCTTGTGAATTTGTGAACTTCTTCAACCATGAACTCGGTCATTTAGTTAGTTTAAAGGACGGTAGGCAGGCATACATCTGCAGTTCACCATTTGCACTGAGAGGGACAAAAGTTAGCGATGCCCAACTCTCTGTTTTCAAGTGCCATGCAGCGTTGGCCTtctctgccctgtgtgtgtttgtgcttgtggtcGTCATTGGTGCCATGGTGATGTGTCACAAGCTTCACATGATTTGGTACGTCCGAATGACATGGGCATGGCTGCAGGCCAAACGGAGGCCTGTGGCCCGCAAGGATCAGGTGTGCTATGACGCCTTTGTGTCCTACAGTGAGAGCGATGCGGAATGGGTGGAGGAGCTGCTGGTGCCGGAGCTGGAGGGCGCCCAGCCGCCATTCCGCCTCTGCCTGCACAAACGTGACTTCCTGCCAGGGGGCTGGATTGCGGACAGTATCATGGCGGCCATGGAGAAGAGCCACAAGATTCTTTTTATAGTGACCCAGCACTTTGTCCAGAGCGACTGGTGCCGTTTAGAGTTGGAGTACTCACACTTCCGACTGTTTGATGCAGGCATACTCATCCTCCTTGAGCCTATCCCCGACTCAACAATTCCCAAAAGGTTCTGCAAGCTGCGCAAGGTCATGAACTCAAGGACCTATCTGGAATGGCCGGAGGAAGACAATGAAAGACCCAGATTCTGGCAGTCTCTTAAAGACACTTTACATATGGCTGAATAA
- the tmem154 gene encoding transmembrane protein 154 isoform X2, whose product MAPAQILLFLALTASLTERVHCEEEDHENAEDPTEASAIETSAQTEPSPSVETLEDDETPGSGLSPEMPSTEDLSPTIIIIPLVAVLVIISMVVAAVMISRRLRRKSAGSEPVQQDEYLDACEGEKVPMPMFEDDVPSVLELEMEDLEKWMVKDGGGSNLNSGPV is encoded by the exons ATGGCTCCAGCACAGATCTTGCTGTTCCTGGCACTGACAGCCAGCTTGACTGAGAGAG TGCATTGTGAGGAGGAAGACCATGAGAATGCTGAGGATCCAACTG AGGCTTCTGCAATAGAGACGTCAGCGCAAACTGAACCAAGCCCGTCAG ttgaaacacttgaagACGACGAGACCCCAGGATCAGGATTATCACCAG AGATGCCATCGACTGAGGATCTGAGCccaaccatcatcatcatcccttTGGTGGCAGTTCTGGTCATCATCAGCATGGTGGTGGCAGCAGTGATGATTAGTCGCCGGTTGAGAAGAAAATCTGCTGGCTCCG AACCTGTGCAACAGGATGAATACTTGGATGCCTGTGAGGGTGAAAAAGTTCCAAT GCCCATGTTTGAAGATGATGTTCCTTCTGTGCTGGAGCTGGAGATGGAAGACTTGGAGAAATGGATGGTGAAAGAtg GTGGTGGCAGCAATTTGAACTCAGGTCCAGTATAG
- the tmem154 gene encoding transmembrane protein 154 isoform X1 has protein sequence MAPAQILLFLALTASLTERVHCEEEDHENAEDPTEASAIETSAQTEPSPSVETLEDDETPGSGLSPEYGLSEDRVNEPPTEMPSTEDLSPTIIIIPLVAVLVIISMVVAAVMISRRLRRKSAGSEPVQQDEYLDACEGEKVPMPMFEDDVPSVLELEMEDLEKWMVKDGGGSNLNSGPV, from the exons ATGGCTCCAGCACAGATCTTGCTGTTCCTGGCACTGACAGCCAGCTTGACTGAGAGAG TGCATTGTGAGGAGGAAGACCATGAGAATGCTGAGGATCCAACTG AGGCTTCTGCAATAGAGACGTCAGCGCAAACTGAACCAAGCCCGTCAG ttgaaacacttgaagACGACGAGACCCCAGGATCAGGATTATCACCAG AATATGGGTTATCTGAAGATAGAGTGAACGAACCTCCCACAGAGATGCCATCGACTGAGGATCTGAGCccaaccatcatcatcatcccttTGGTGGCAGTTCTGGTCATCATCAGCATGGTGGTGGCAGCAGTGATGATTAGTCGCCGGTTGAGAAGAAAATCTGCTGGCTCCG AACCTGTGCAACAGGATGAATACTTGGATGCCTGTGAGGGTGAAAAAGTTCCAAT GCCCATGTTTGAAGATGATGTTCCTTCTGTGCTGGAGCTGGAGATGGAAGACTTGGAGAAATGGATGGTGAAAGAtg GTGGTGGCAGCAATTTGAACTCAGGTCCAGTATAG